CGCGCCGTTGCGCTCCACGGTCCACTCGGGGGCGCGCTGGCCGTACCGGCCGGGGTCGCGCTCCGCCGGGCCGCTCCAGCCGCGCCGGTCCCGGTCGGTGGGCGCCGACCGAACGGCGGCACCGTCGGCCGCCGGGCTGACCGGCCAGGTCGCCCGTGGATCCCCGCCCGCCGGGCTGACCGGGTACGTCCCGCGCGGGTCACCGCCCGCGGGGCTGACCGGGTACGTCCCGCGCGGGTCACCGCCCGCCGGGCTGACCGGGTACGTCCTGCGGGGGTCACCGCCCGCAGGGCTGACCGGGTACGTCCCGCGCGGGTCCCCGCCCGCCGGGCTGACCGGGTACGCGTCGTCCTCGCCGGCCGGGGCGGGGCTGACCGGGTGCACCTCGGCGCGGCCCACGGCGGTGGCCCGCCCACGGGGCGGGGGCGGGGTCAGGTATTCGATGCCGATGTCGCCCGGGTAGCGCTGACCAGGGAACTGTGGACGCCACTCGGTGGTGGGTTCCGCCGCCCAGGACGGCTCGGCCGGGTCACGCCAGCGGTCGTAGCCGCCGCTCATCTCCGGACCCTTTCGCCGCCCGCGCGGCGCGGCCCCGGGGCCGGCTCGCGTCGCTCGCTCACGGCGATGTCACCTCGTCGGAAAATTGTCGCGCTGGGCACCCGGGCGTGCCGGTAGAGTCGCCCGGTCCGGCACGTCATGGCTGCGCAAGGAGGGTAGCGGCGTGGGCTCGGTCACCGCCACTGTGGCACTGCGCACCGGCGCAAACGTTACCCCATGGTTTCGGACATTTGGCGCATTGGTCGCAGCCGGCTTCCGTCGGCACGCCACCTACCGGCAGGCGGCCCTGGCCGGGGCGGTGACGAACTCGGTCTTCGGGTTCCTGCACTGCTACGTCTTCCTCGCCGTGGCCGGCGCGGCCGGCACCGCCGCCGGCTACGACCGCGCCCAGCTCGCCACCTTCGTCTGGGCGGGCCAGGGGCTGCTCGCGGTGATCCTGCTCTGGGGCTGGACGGACCTGGCCGACCGCATCCGTACCGGCGAGGTCGCCAGCGACCTGCTCCGGCCGGTGCACCCGGTGACCAGCCACCTCGCCACCGACCTGGGCCGCGCCGGCTGGGCGGCGGTCGCCCGGCTGGTGCCGCCGGTGCTGGTCGGGCCGCTCTTCTTCGACGTCCACCTGCCCCGGCGCTGGGCCACCCTGCCGCTCTTCGTGCTCTCCGTGCTGGTCGCGATCGTGGTCTGCTTCGGCTGCCGGTTCCTGGTGAACGCCACG
This genomic interval from Micromonospora sp. CCTCC AA 2012012 contains the following:
- a CDS encoding ABC transporter permease; translation: MGSVTATVALRTGANVTPWFRTFGALVAAGFRRHATYRQAALAGAVTNSVFGFLHCYVFLAVAGAAGTAAGYDRAQLATFVWAGQGLLAVILLWGWTDLADRIRTGEVASDLLRPVHPVTSHLATDLGRAGWAAVARLVPPVLVGPLFFDVHLPRRWATLPLFVLSVLVAIVVCFGCRFLVNATAYWLQDVRGPMILWTLCSGVLAGLYFPLGFLPDWLELPLRYATPFPSLFQTPLDVLVERHSTPVQVGLVGLQVGWAVLLVAACRLVQRRAERRMVVQGG